One genomic region from Quercus robur chromosome 4, dhQueRobu3.1, whole genome shotgun sequence encodes:
- the LOC126722274 gene encoding uncharacterized protein LOC126722274 has protein sequence MSSSSGNFSGSCGHMCNVQTCVLRTSLSLHNFGRRFLGCSRYKVGPKCPFFVWIDNPTCPRGNEVAPLALEKMSRLQTALQLANERERTALEMAEEARQMAEKALEEEAKAKERERKARAVCAKAKEKAILAEEKQRMWKSACILSWIFFVIVMLLCFGSIEFSGVKRPRLLPLN, from the coding sequence ATGTCTTCATCAAGTGGTAATTTCTCGGGTTCATGTGGACATATGTGCAATGTGCAGACTTGTGTTTTGAGAACAAGTTTGAGTTTGCACAATTTTGGGAGGAGGTTCTTGGGTTGTAGCCGTTATAAGGTTGGTCCTAAGtgtcctttctttgtttggattgataaCCCAACCTGTCCTCGTGGGAATGAAGTTGCACCTTTGGCTCTAGAGAAGATGTCTAGGCTTCAGACTGCTCTCCAACTTGCAAATGAGAGGGAAAGGACAGCTCTGGAAATGGCAGAAGAAGCTAGGCAAATGGCAGAAAAGGCTCTTGAAGAGGAAGCCAAAGccaaggagagggagagaaaggctcGAGCTGTCTGTGCAAAAGCTAAGGAAAAAGCCATTCTTGCTGAAGAGAAGCAAAGAATGTGGAagtctgcatgcattttgtcatggatcttttttgttattgttatgttgttgtgttttggctCAATTGAGTTCTCTGGAGTGAAGAGACCTAGATTGTTGCCCCTGAATTAG